A window of Candidatus Limnocylindria bacterium contains these coding sequences:
- the rpoB gene encoding DNA-directed RNA polymerase subunit beta translates to MSITLDRVFSSARVRRNFASLPEVLPLPNLIQTQLDSFKWFCEEGLGELFTEISPIQDFTGKNLDLRFISSEFREPKYSEEECRTKDLTFSKPLWARVELVNKETGEVSEQDVFLGDFPWMTDKGTFVINGAERVVVSQLVRSPGVYFTAVDDPTTGRRLFYAKLIPNRGAWLEFETSNKDVMSVKVDRKRKLPVTTLLRAVGYSTNEEIKALFTAIDVDAEHQYVQSTLDRDPTTNTNEGLVEVYKRLRPGDPPTIDNARNLVQSLFFNFRRYDLAKVGRYKLNRKLGLDLEMSQRTLTNDDLVRIVGRMVELNNGKGNADDIDHLGNRRVRAVGELIQQQFRVGLLRMERVVRERMSIVEPEKATPKELINIRPVVAAIKEFFGGSQLSQFMQQTNPLDELTHKRRLSALGPGGLSRERAGFDVRDVHYSHYGRICPIETPEGPNIGLIGSLATYARVNPYGFIESPFRRIVKDGAKDRPRVSDEIVFLTADEQELATVVQANARLDDKGFFLDDRVQVHRGDAYHEAPPANADYMDVSPKQIVSVSAALIPFLEHDDANRALMGSNMQRQAVPVVRPEAPIIGTGIEYRAAKDSGQVVLARADGVVRSVSAAEIWVEEGATEAFRYKLQKFIRTNQGTCFNQRPLVKVGERVEAGQVLADSYSTDNGELALGQNILVAFMPWEGGNYEDAIILSERLVQDDRFTSIHIEKYECEARDTKLGPEEITRDIPNVGEEALADLDENGIVYIGAEVGPQDILVGKITPKGETELTAEERLLRAIFGEKAREVKDSSLRLPSGEHGKVVDVAVFSRENNDELLPGVNKMIRVAVAQKRKISVGDKMAGRHGNKGVIAKILPVEDMPFLPDGKPVDIVLNPLGVPSRMNIGQILETHLGWAAEALGLHVATPVFDGAREPAIKKALLEAGLPESGKVMLRDGRTGKGFEQNITVGYIYMMKLHHLVEDKIHARSTGPYSLITQQPLGGKAQFGGQRFGEMEVWALEAYGAAYILQELLTVKSDDVMGRVQTYEAIVKGEDIQPPGVPESFKVLIKELQSLGLSVEVLNDNEEEIRFIEDAAAYSSPDLGINISGLESGE, encoded by the coding sequence ATGTCCATCACCCTCGACCGGGTCTTTTCGTCCGCGCGCGTTCGACGGAATTTCGCGTCTCTGCCCGAGGTACTGCCGCTACCGAATCTGATCCAGACCCAGCTCGACAGCTTCAAGTGGTTCTGCGAAGAGGGTTTGGGTGAGCTGTTCACCGAGATCTCGCCGATCCAGGACTTCACCGGGAAGAACCTTGACCTGCGTTTCATCTCGAGCGAGTTCCGTGAGCCGAAGTACTCCGAAGAGGAGTGCCGCACCAAGGACCTGACGTTCAGCAAGCCGCTGTGGGCGCGCGTCGAGCTCGTGAACAAGGAGACCGGCGAGGTCTCGGAGCAGGACGTCTTCCTCGGGGACTTCCCATGGATGACCGACAAGGGCACGTTCGTCATCAACGGCGCGGAGCGCGTCGTCGTGTCGCAGCTCGTGCGCTCGCCAGGCGTGTACTTCACCGCCGTCGACGACCCCACGACCGGACGCCGCTTGTTCTACGCGAAGCTCATCCCGAACCGCGGCGCGTGGCTTGAGTTCGAGACGTCCAACAAGGACGTCATGTCGGTGAAGGTCGACCGCAAGCGGAAGCTGCCGGTGACGACGCTGTTGCGCGCCGTCGGCTACTCGACGAACGAAGAGATCAAGGCGCTGTTCACCGCGATCGACGTCGACGCCGAGCACCAGTACGTCCAGTCGACGTTGGACCGCGACCCGACCACGAACACGAACGAGGGTCTGGTCGAGGTCTACAAGCGTCTTCGTCCGGGCGACCCGCCGACGATCGACAACGCGCGCAACCTCGTCCAGTCGCTGTTCTTCAACTTCCGCCGCTACGACCTCGCGAAGGTCGGCCGCTACAAGCTCAACCGCAAGCTCGGCCTCGACCTCGAGATGTCGCAGCGAACGCTCACGAACGACGACCTCGTGCGCATCGTCGGCCGCATGGTCGAGCTGAACAACGGCAAGGGCAACGCGGACGACATCGACCATCTCGGCAACCGCCGCGTGCGCGCCGTCGGCGAGCTCATCCAGCAGCAGTTCCGCGTCGGACTCCTGCGGATGGAGCGCGTCGTGCGCGAGCGCATGTCCATCGTCGAGCCCGAGAAGGCGACGCCGAAGGAGCTCATCAATATCCGGCCCGTCGTGGCCGCGATCAAGGAGTTCTTCGGAGGCAGCCAGCTGTCGCAGTTCATGCAGCAGACCAATCCGCTGGACGAGCTCACCCACAAGCGCCGCCTCTCGGCCCTCGGCCCGGGCGGCCTCTCGCGTGAGCGCGCCGGGTTCGACGTCCGCGATGTCCACTACAGCCACTACGGCCGGATCTGCCCGATCGAGACACCGGAAGGACCGAACATCGGTCTCATCGGCTCGCTCGCGACGTACGCGCGCGTGAATCCCTACGGATTCATCGAGTCGCCGTTCCGCCGCATCGTCAAGGACGGAGCGAAGGATCGGCCGCGCGTTTCGGACGAGATCGTCTTCCTCACCGCCGACGAGCAGGAGCTCGCGACGGTGGTGCAGGCGAACGCGCGTCTCGACGACAAGGGCTTCTTCCTCGACGACCGCGTGCAGGTGCACCGCGGCGACGCATACCACGAGGCCCCGCCGGCGAACGCGGACTACATGGATGTGTCCCCCAAGCAGATCGTCTCCGTGTCGGCCGCGCTCATCCCGTTCCTCGAGCACGACGACGCGAACCGCGCGCTCATGGGCTCGAACATGCAGCGGCAAGCCGTTCCGGTCGTGCGCCCCGAGGCGCCGATCATCGGCACCGGCATCGAGTACCGCGCCGCGAAGGACTCCGGTCAGGTCGTCCTGGCGCGGGCCGACGGTGTCGTGCGCTCCGTGTCAGCCGCCGAGATCTGGGTCGAGGAAGGCGCGACCGAGGCATTCCGCTACAAGCTCCAGAAGTTCATCCGCACCAACCAGGGCACCTGCTTCAACCAGCGTCCGCTGGTGAAGGTGGGCGAGCGCGTCGAGGCGGGGCAGGTCCTCGCCGACTCGTACTCGACCGACAACGGCGAGCTCGCGCTCGGCCAGAACATCCTCGTCGCATTCATGCCCTGGGAGGGCGGAAACTACGAGGACGCCATCATTCTGTCCGAGCGTCTCGTGCAGGACGATCGCTTCACCTCGATCCACATCGAGAAGTACGAGTGCGAAGCGCGTGACACCAAGCTCGGTCCTGAGGAGATCACCCGCGACATCCCGAACGTCGGTGAGGAAGCGCTCGCCGACCTCGACGAGAACGGCATCGTCTACATCGGCGCCGAGGTCGGCCCGCAGGACATCCTCGTCGGCAAGATCACGCCGAAGGGCGAGACCGAGCTCACCGCAGAGGAGCGCCTGCTCCGCGCGATCTTCGGTGAGAAGGCGCGCGAGGTGAAGGACTCCTCGCTGCGGCTGCCCTCAGGCGAGCACGGCAAGGTCGTCGATGTCGCGGTGTTCAGCCGCGAGAACAACGACGAGCTGCTGCCCGGCGTCAACAAGATGATCCGCGTCGCCGTCGCGCAGAAGCGCAAGATCAGCGTCGGCGACAAGATGGCCGGACGCCATGGCAACAAGGGCGTCATCGCGAAGATCCTCCCGGTGGAGGACATGCCGTTCCTTCCGGACGGCAAGCCGGTCGACATCGTGCTCAACCCGCTCGGTGTTCCTTCGCGTATGAACATCGGCCAGATCCTCGAGACGCACCTCGGATGGGCCGCGGAGGCGCTCGGCCTTCACGTCGCGACGCCGGTGTTCGACGGCGCGCGCGAGCCCGCCATCAAGAAGGCGCTCCTCGAGGCCGGCCTGCCCGAGAGCGGCAAGGTCATGCTGCGCGACGGCCGCACCGGCAAGGGATTCGAGCAGAACATCACCGTCGGCTACATCTACATGATGAAGCTGCACCACCTCGTCGAGGACAAGATCCACGCGCGCTCGACGGGCCCGTACTCCCTCATCACGCAGCAGCCGCTGGGTGGCAAGGCGCAGTTCGGTGGTCAGCGCTTCGGCGAGATGGAAGTGTGGGCGCTCGAGGCATATGGCGCCGCATACATCCTCCAGGAGCTGCTCACCGTGAAGTCGGACGACGTCATGGGCCGTGTCCAGACCTACGAGGCCATCGTGAAGGGCGAGGACATCCAGCCGCCCGGAGTTCCGGAAAGCTTCAAGGTGCTCATCAAGGAGCTGCAGTCCCTCGGCCTGTCGGTCGAGGTGCTCAACGACAACGAAGAAGAGATCCGGTTCATCGAGGACGCGGCCGCGTATTCCTCGCCGGATCTCGGCATCAACATCAGCGGTCTTGAGAGTGGTGAATAA
- a CDS encoding DUF1800 domain-containing protein — protein sequence MDEQKATDTPPAPAKKSVLTRRTVLAAAATAGAGVAAARLLALANEPTFERVPVTGTLANKTGLDWVAPLGNEAARVSHLLRRATFGASAEELEKAQADGYARTVDRLLETKTSEPPVLAGADEASQENPLNPGALQQWWIDWLTSSPTPFAERMTLFWHGHFTSDFRKVGNQFPFLYWQNLTWRRNALADLKTMLYGVTIDPAMLRYLDLGNSTAQSPNENYSRELMELFTMGPKAFTEDDVRAGAKAMAGWREPRTQAMIDADLKRQQMRTGQPPRNTPKADTVKTGIYEAQRGYRGPAFAFLGETKAWSTDAVLDKILQQDATAPFLVTKLLTAFVTPTPSDAYVARLAAGYRRSRYDTKALMRDILMSPEFTAADTYRALIKSPTELMIHTAKALGDKTLTRLIAGQGQGMGQTLFDPPSVGGWPENESWVSSNTMLARANFVTSAVQAVKKLPSAANAHNTQIDGVMSAQTLKLLNEAADDRRRWSILLASPEFQLK from the coding sequence ATGGACGAGCAGAAGGCGACCGACACACCACCGGCGCCCGCCAAGAAGTCGGTCCTGACGCGGCGCACCGTGCTGGCGGCGGCGGCGACCGCCGGAGCGGGCGTCGCGGCGGCACGCCTGCTCGCCCTGGCGAACGAGCCGACCTTCGAGCGCGTTCCCGTGACGGGCACCCTCGCCAACAAGACCGGACTCGACTGGGTCGCGCCACTCGGCAACGAAGCGGCGCGCGTCTCGCACCTCCTCCGGCGCGCCACCTTCGGGGCGTCCGCCGAGGAGCTCGAGAAGGCGCAGGCCGACGGATACGCGCGCACTGTCGATCGGCTCCTCGAAACGAAGACCAGTGAGCCGCCGGTGCTCGCCGGCGCCGATGAGGCGAGCCAGGAGAACCCGCTCAACCCCGGTGCGCTGCAGCAGTGGTGGATCGACTGGTTGACCAGCAGCCCGACTCCGTTCGCCGAGCGCATGACGCTCTTCTGGCACGGGCATTTCACGTCGGACTTCCGCAAGGTCGGCAATCAATTCCCGTTCCTCTACTGGCAGAACCTCACCTGGCGGAGGAACGCGCTGGCGGATCTCAAGACGATGCTCTACGGCGTCACGATCGACCCGGCGATGCTGCGCTACCTCGACCTCGGCAACTCGACCGCGCAAAGCCCGAACGAGAACTACTCGCGCGAGCTGATGGAGCTCTTCACGATGGGCCCCAAGGCGTTCACCGAAGACGACGTGCGTGCAGGCGCGAAGGCCATGGCCGGCTGGAGAGAGCCGCGCACGCAGGCGATGATCGACGCGGATCTGAAGCGCCAGCAGATGCGCACCGGCCAGCCGCCGCGCAATACGCCCAAGGCGGACACCGTGAAGACCGGGATCTACGAAGCGCAGCGCGGGTACCGCGGTCCCGCGTTCGCCTTCCTCGGCGAGACAAAAGCGTGGAGCACCGACGCCGTCCTCGACAAGATCCTGCAGCAGGACGCGACGGCCCCCTTCCTCGTCACCAAGCTCCTCACAGCCTTCGTGACGCCGACGCCATCCGATGCCTACGTCGCGCGTCTCGCCGCCGGGTACCGGAGAAGCCGCTACGACACGAAGGCGCTCATGCGCGACATCCTGATGAGCCCAGAGTTCACGGCCGCGGACACGTACCGCGCGCTCATCAAGTCGCCGACCGAGCTGATGATCCACACCGCGAAGGCCCTCGGTGACAAGACGCTCACCCGCCTGATCGCGGGTCAGGGCCAGGGCATGGGCCAGACGCTGTTCGATCCGCCCAGCGTCGGCGGCTGGCCTGAGAACGAATCCTGGGTGTCGTCGAACACCATGCTTGCCCGCGCCAACTTCGTGACCTCGGCGGTGCAGGCGGTGAAGAAGCTCCCGTCCGCCGCCAACGCGCACAACACGCAGATCGACGGGGTCATGTCAGCGCAGACCTTGAAGCTGCTCAACGAGGCGGCGGATGACCGGCGTCGCTGGTCGATCCTCCTCGCCTCGCCAGAGTTCCAGCTGAAATAA